Below is a window of Pseudomonadota bacterium DNA.
GCCAAATTGCACAGTCTCATCCACCAGCACATAAAACGAGTGAAGTTCACCGGTGATTTTGTCGAGGCCGGAAAACAGCGCAACTGGGCGTTCGTTGCGTAACACTGGCGCAGCGGTTTGCGCCCTCGAACCGATTGCGCCAACGGCAATTACGAGCAACGCGCTGGCGAGGCCAGCGCTGATCCATCGAAGCATGGTATGCGTGTTCCTCCACTTACGCGGCAAAGCCAGACTACCGCGCGTTTTCCAACGCCATCTTTGTGTTGATTCGGCGGTAGCTGAACAGCTCTGCTGGCTGTGTTGGGGCCGAAAAGCGCCAGATTCGCCATGCTGGCCGGTGGCCCGGTGTTTTAGTCGCCTGGGGACCAAGCTTCATAATCGCCTGTAGCCGCCGGGCGCTTAGCTGGCGTGAGTATGGAGCCATCTGGCCGGTACGCTCCGGGCGTTCCGGTCAAGTTTGGTTGATGCGGCCTCTCCCAGTCTTTCGGCGAATAGCCATCCTCGGTTGGTGGCGTGTCTGTCTTCTTGTGCATCCAACCGTGCCAGCCGGGAGAGATTTTTGATGCGTCTGCTTCACCCTTGTAGATTACCCAACGGCGCTCACCGTGCGGTGGGACATCAGCTCTGTAATAGACATTACCAAGCTCATCCTCGCCTACGCGCTGCCCTTTGCGAGCGGTAAACCACATGGTCCCGAACGTTTGATCCTGCCACCAGGTAAAGAAGCGGAGCAAAAACTGTTTCATGATTGTGCCTTGTATGGAGCGGTGCACGAAGCACACAAACTTGTGCGAAATTTGCGACAGACTGTCCAGCTTCGTCAGGGTTCTCACCCCTTCGTAGTTTCACGAATATCTACGTAAAACACCGAATGACGTTGCGGCTGCTTGGGGTTGCTTCGCCGGTTCAGTACTCAGCCGCGCTCCGACGCACTATCCACACTGATAGCGGGGAAAACCCCCCGCTCTTTTTTTACCGCCGTACGGTGGTTGACGGACGCATGCGAGTCGGGCCTCTTACACGCCGTTACGGTTTCGCCCGCCCGTCGTGGGCGAGTTTCAAGTCATGCGCTGTCAGGGTATCGCAGAAAAATGTCCGCACTGGGCCTTTTTGTGCGCAGGGTATTTTGCGCGTGAGTTTCACAAGATATGGTGTTAATTATTCGTTTACACACTACATCTAGCGTGCTTGAAGGTCAGGCCGACCTGCGTGGTGGCACGCTCCGACTCGATGTTTCGAAGTGGAGCCAGATTGCTCAACGTTTTCCGGCCACTTTGCCAGCGAAAGCTTTCGCTACGGAACTTTGTGACTGGTTTTAGAGAAGAATAATCGGCGCATACGCGCCACTTTTGGGGCTGAAGGAGCTTTTCGACGATGCGTGTTGCGCGGCATTTCACCAAACCTGATCAGACAGCTTATGCAGACCTTACGTTCCGCTCTGCGAACAGTGAGATTCGCAATCCCGACGGGTCAATTGTCTTTCAGCTGACTGATATTCAGGTTCCTGAGCAGTGGAGCCAGGTGGCGTGCGACATCATCGCCCAAAAGTACTTCCGAAAAGCCGGGGTGCCGGCGCGCCTGAAGAAGGTGGAAGAGAATTCTGTGCCGTCATGGCTTTGGCGTTCGGTTGCCGATGAGAAAGCGCTCGCCGAGCTTCCTGAAGATGAGCGCTACGGTCCGGAGAAAGATGCGAGGCAGGTTTTTGACCGGCTTGCAGGCACCTGGACCTATTGGGGCTGGAAGGGCGGCTACTTTGATGGCGAAGATGATGCCCTCGCCTTCCGCGACGAGCTGGCGTTCATGTTGGCGACGCAGCGCGTGGCGCCGAACTCTCCACAGTGGTTCAACACCGGATTGCATTGGGCCTATGGCATCGATGGCCCGGGTCAGGGACATTATTACGTAGACCCCGAAACCGGCGAGCTGACCAAGTCGCAATCCGCTTACGAACATCCGCAGCCGCACGCTTGCTTTATCCAGGGCGTCGGCGACGATTTGGTGAACGAGGGCGGCATCATGGACCTGTGGGTTCGCGAGGCACGGCTGTTCAAATATGGCTCGGGAACCGGATCAAACTTTTCCATGCTGCGCGGCGAAGGTGAGCGGCTCTCGGGCGGCGGCAAGTCGTCTGGCCTTATGAGCTTCCTGCGCATTGGCGACCGTGCGGCCGGCGCAATCAAATCCGGCGGCACAACCCGGCGCGCCGCCAAGATGGTTGTGGTGGATGTCGATCACCCCGACATCGAGACCTACATCGATTGGAAAGTGAAGGAAGAGCAGAAAGTCGCCGCTCTCGTCACCGGCTCAAAGATCGTCAAAAAGCACCTGACGGCCATCATGAAGGCTTGCGTTAACTGCGAAGGCGAAGGCGGTGACTGCTTCGAGGTCACCAAAAACCCGGCGCTAAAGCGTGAGGTTCGCGCCGCCAAGAAGGCACTGGTGCCCGAAAACTACATTCACCGTGTCATCCAATTCGCACGCCAAGGCTACACTGAGCTGGCGTTTGAAACTTACGATACCGACTGGGATTCAGAAGCTTACGGTACCGTCTCGGGCCAGAACTCCAACAACTCTGTTTCCATCACCGACGACTTCCTGCGGTCTGTAGAGAACGATGGCGATTGGGATCTGGTCGAGCGCACAACGGGCAAAGTCTCAAAGACGGTGAAGTCCCGCGATCTATGGGAAAAAATCGGCCACGCCGCCTGGGCGTCGGCTGATCCGGGTCTGCACTTCAACACGACCATGAATGACTGGCACACCTCGCCGGCGGCGGGTCGTATCCGCGCGTCCAATCCGTGTTCGGAATACATGTTTCTCGACGATACAGCCTGTAATCTGGCGTCGCTAAACCTGCTGCAGTTCAATGGTACCGGCCCCGAAGGCGAGAAAAACGTTTTCGATATCGAAGCGTATGAGCATGCCGTCCGCCTCTGGACGATGGTTCTCGAAATCTCGGTGGCGATGGCGCAGTTTCCATCGAAGCGAATCGCCGAGCTATCCTACGAATACCGGACGCTGGGCCTCGGCTATGCCAATATTGGCGGGCTGCTGATGACGTCTGGTATCGCCTATGACAGCGACGAAGCGCGAGCCATCTGCGGGTCGCTGACGGCAATCATGACCGGCGTGGCTTACGCGACCAGTGCGGAGATGGCGCGCGAGCTCGGACCGTTTCCGGGCTATGCTGCCAATGGACCGAATATGCTTCGCGTGATGCGCAACCATCGCAACGCGGCACTGGGCCTGAGCAGCGGCTATGAGGGGTTGAGCGTCGACCCTGTTCCGCTCGATCATGAAAACTGTCCCGACCAGCGGCTCATTGCCCATGCCATCCAGGCATGGGATCAAGCGGTAAACCTGGGCGAACAATATGGCTACAGAAACGCGCAAGCGACCGTGATCGCTCCCACAGGCACAATCGGCCTCGTGATGGATTGTGACACCACCGGCATCGAGCCCGATTTCGCATTGGTGAAGTTCAAGAAGCTAGCTGGGGGCGGCTACTTTAAGATCATCAACCGCGCGGTTCCTGAAGCGCTGCGCGCGCTTGGCTATTCCGAAGCAGAAATCGGGGAGATTGAAGCCTATGCGGTCGGCCACGCTTCACTGGCCCAGGCACCTGGGGTTAATCATGGCTCTTTGAAAGCGCGCGGCTTTTCCGACGATGCGATCAAGAAGGTTGAAGGCGCCCTCGCCTCAGCGTTTGATATTAAATTCGTCTTCAATCGCTGGACGCTTGGAGATGATATCGCCATTGATGAGTTGGGTTTCACGGACGAGCAGCTGAACGATCCGTCGTTCGAAATGCTCGCGGCGCTCGGCTTCGATGCTGACGAAATCGCAATGGCCAACGAGCACGTTTGCGGAACAATGACACTTGAAGGCGCACCGCACCTCAAGGAAGAGGACTATGCTGTCTTTGATTGCGCCAATCCATGCGGAAAGAAGGGCGAACGCTATCTGTCCGTCGAGAGCCACATCCATATGATGGCGGCGGCTCAGCCCTTTATTTCCGGCGCGATTTCCAAGACGATCAATATGCCGAATTCGGCGAGCGTCGAGGACTGCAAGAACGCTTACATGATGTCATGGAAGCTGGCGCTCAAGGCGAACGCTCTGTATCGCGATGGGTCAAAGCTGTCCCAGCCGCTCAACGCGCAGCTTCTTGCCGACAATGACGATGATGAAGATGCCGACGATGTCGCTGAGGCAATCATTGCGGCACCACAGGCTATGCGCGCGCAAGCGGTGGCGGAAAAGATCGTTGAGCGGATCATCGAAAAAGAGGTTCGCGTTCGCGAAAAGATGCCCGATCGGCGCAAAGGCTATACGCAGAAAGCACGCGTTGGTGGCCACAAGGTTTATCTGACCACGGGAGAATATGAAGACGGGCGTATCGGCGAGATTTTCATCGACATGCACAAGGAAGGGGCCGCCTTCCGGGCGATGATGAACAACTTCGCCATCGCCATTTCCCTTGGCCTGCAATATGGCGTGCCGCTTGAAGAGTATGTCGATGCGTTCACCTTCACGCGCTTTGAACCAGCGGGCATGGTGCAAGGTAATGAGACGATCAAAAATGCGACGTCCATTCTCGACTATATTTTCCGTGAGTTGGCCGTGTCCTACCTTGGCCGCTACGATCTTGCGCATGTTACGCCAGACGATCACGGTGCGACGACGCTTGGTAAGGGCGAAGATGCTGAAAAACCGTCCGCGAATTCAATCGTTTCGGCAGGACTGGTCCGCGGTAAGGTCGCAGAGCGTTTGCAGGTCGTTGGTGGCTCGACCGTCGCGGAAGCTCCAACGAGTGGCGGGGTGACGGCCTCGCTTTCGTCTGCGGCAGTGGCATCGAATGTCGCGATGCATTTAGGCGCAGAACCGGCGGTCGTCGCGTCTGCACCCGCCATTCGCCATGAACCGTCGGTAGCTGAACAACGCTCGATCGCTCGCATGAAGGGCTATGAGGGTGAAAGCTGCTCAGAGTGCGGCAACTTCACAATGGTTCGCAATGGTACGTGCCTGAAGTGCGATACCTGCGGCTCCACAAGCGGCTGT
It encodes the following:
- a CDS encoding NADH:ubiquinone oxidoreductase subunit NDUFA12; this translates as MKQFLLRFFTWWQDQTFGTMWFTARKGQRVGEDELGNVYYRADVPPHGERRWVIYKGEADASKISPGWHGWMHKKTDTPPTEDGYSPKDWERPHQPNLTGTPGAYRPDGSILTPAKRPAATGDYEAWSPGD
- a CDS encoding vitamin B12-dependent ribonucleotide reductase, whose amino-acid sequence is MRVARHFTKPDQTAYADLTFRSANSEIRNPDGSIVFQLTDIQVPEQWSQVACDIIAQKYFRKAGVPARLKKVEENSVPSWLWRSVADEKALAELPEDERYGPEKDARQVFDRLAGTWTYWGWKGGYFDGEDDALAFRDELAFMLATQRVAPNSPQWFNTGLHWAYGIDGPGQGHYYVDPETGELTKSQSAYEHPQPHACFIQGVGDDLVNEGGIMDLWVREARLFKYGSGTGSNFSMLRGEGERLSGGGKSSGLMSFLRIGDRAAGAIKSGGTTRRAAKMVVVDVDHPDIETYIDWKVKEEQKVAALVTGSKIVKKHLTAIMKACVNCEGEGGDCFEVTKNPALKREVRAAKKALVPENYIHRVIQFARQGYTELAFETYDTDWDSEAYGTVSGQNSNNSVSITDDFLRSVENDGDWDLVERTTGKVSKTVKSRDLWEKIGHAAWASADPGLHFNTTMNDWHTSPAAGRIRASNPCSEYMFLDDTACNLASLNLLQFNGTGPEGEKNVFDIEAYEHAVRLWTMVLEISVAMAQFPSKRIAELSYEYRTLGLGYANIGGLLMTSGIAYDSDEARAICGSLTAIMTGVAYATSAEMARELGPFPGYAANGPNMLRVMRNHRNAALGLSSGYEGLSVDPVPLDHENCPDQRLIAHAIQAWDQAVNLGEQYGYRNAQATVIAPTGTIGLVMDCDTTGIEPDFALVKFKKLAGGGYFKIINRAVPEALRALGYSEAEIGEIEAYAVGHASLAQAPGVNHGSLKARGFSDDAIKKVEGALASAFDIKFVFNRWTLGDDIAIDELGFTDEQLNDPSFEMLAALGFDADEIAMANEHVCGTMTLEGAPHLKEEDYAVFDCANPCGKKGERYLSVESHIHMMAAAQPFISGAISKTINMPNSASVEDCKNAYMMSWKLALKANALYRDGSKLSQPLNAQLLADNDDDEDADDVAEAIIAAPQAMRAQAVAEKIVERIIEKEVRVREKMPDRRKGYTQKARVGGHKVYLTTGEYEDGRIGEIFIDMHKEGAAFRAMMNNFAIAISLGLQYGVPLEEYVDAFTFTRFEPAGMVQGNETIKNATSILDYIFRELAVSYLGRYDLAHVTPDDHGATTLGKGEDAEKPSANSIVSAGLVRGKVAERLQVVGGSTVAEAPTSGGVTASLSSAAVASNVAMHLGAEPAVVASAPAIRHEPSVAEQRSIARMKGYEGESCSECGNFTMVRNGTCLKCDTCGSTSGCS